The following proteins come from a genomic window of Flavobacterium eburneipallidum:
- a CDS encoding glycosyl hydrolase 115 family protein yields MKKFSKYILTLVTICIFSSTKAAEPFVTTEKSSDVVIIKEKSLRLSLFLNDGVDKGILRAVNNLQTDFEKVTGDNPTIFNQNPNQNSPLIIIGTIGTNSIIDDLIKQKKIDGNQLKGKNEKFIILNIKNPFKGVEDALVIAGSDKRGTIYGIYELSKQIGVSPWHYWADVPVKQKENIYFKKGIYTDGEPAVKYRGIFLNDEAPALSGWSKATFGGFNSQFYEKVFELLLRSKANYMWPAMWGNAFYDDDVASGPLANEMGIVMGTSHHEPMALAQQDWRRYIKKNNLPNVWDYSKNKTVLDEFWKTGIERSKNWEKLVTIGMRGDGDEAMSEGTNTALLENIVKNQRQIIEKVTGQKAEKTPQLWALYKEVQDYYDKGMRVPDDVTLLFCDDNWGNVRKLPDPTKPLHKGGYGMYYHFDYVGAPRNSKWINISPIQRVWEQMNLSYEHGVDKIWIVNVGDLKPMEFPISFFLDMAWNPKEFNSQNLFEYTQNWAAQQFGKQHAKEIAKLLNTYPKYNRRVTPETLDSKTYSLENYYEFEAVVKDYKNLALDAYRINDEIPNQYKDAYFQLVLYPIDACSNLYEMYFAQAKNRKLAAEKNILANDYANQVKTFFARDSILQDKYNNKIAGGKWTHIMDQMRIGYKAWNDLRKNVLPEVTYVSEKEMNTSKIFKESNGYVAIEAEHFSTSNNSKRIHWEVIPDFGKTKSGITTFPQNGYPKADENIFVEYDIHFDSTAEFDVQLLLAPTLNFNSNKGLRYEISFDGEKPQTVNFNGHYRGELGKWQAEHIIRSSTKHTISKQGMHKLRIRVLEPGIVLQRILINTGGLKPSYLGAPESEMKN; encoded by the coding sequence ATGAAAAAATTTTCAAAATATATTTTGACATTAGTCACAATCTGTATTTTTAGTTCGACAAAGGCTGCGGAGCCTTTTGTTACAACTGAAAAAAGTTCAGATGTAGTGATTATTAAAGAGAAATCATTACGTCTTTCTTTGTTCTTGAACGATGGAGTGGACAAAGGAATCCTGCGCGCAGTAAATAATTTGCAAACTGATTTTGAAAAAGTAACAGGAGATAACCCCACTATTTTTAATCAAAATCCAAATCAAAATTCGCCACTAATTATAATTGGAACAATTGGCACCAATTCTATAATTGATGATTTAATCAAACAAAAGAAAATTGATGGCAATCAACTCAAAGGTAAAAACGAAAAATTTATCATTCTGAATATTAAAAATCCATTTAAAGGAGTGGAAGATGCCCTTGTAATTGCTGGAAGCGACAAACGCGGAACGATTTATGGAATTTATGAATTGTCCAAGCAAATTGGAGTTTCACCTTGGCATTATTGGGCAGATGTTCCTGTTAAACAAAAAGAAAATATTTATTTCAAAAAAGGGATTTATACCGATGGTGAACCTGCCGTGAAATACAGAGGGATTTTCCTAAATGACGAGGCTCCAGCCTTAAGTGGTTGGTCTAAAGCTACTTTTGGAGGTTTCAATAGTCAGTTTTACGAAAAAGTTTTTGAATTATTACTTCGCTCCAAAGCCAATTATATGTGGCCTGCAATGTGGGGCAATGCTTTTTATGATGATGATGTCGCCAGCGGACCTTTGGCAAACGAAATGGGAATTGTGATGGGAACCTCTCATCACGAGCCAATGGCATTGGCACAGCAGGATTGGCGTAGATATATCAAAAAAAATAACCTGCCAAATGTTTGGGATTATTCAAAGAACAAAACGGTTTTGGATGAATTTTGGAAAACAGGAATCGAGCGCAGTAAAAATTGGGAGAAATTAGTTACCATTGGAATGCGAGGTGACGGAGATGAAGCAATGAGCGAAGGAACAAATACGGCTTTACTCGAAAATATTGTAAAAAATCAACGTCAGATTATTGAAAAAGTAACGGGTCAAAAAGCGGAGAAAACACCACAGCTTTGGGCTTTATACAAAGAGGTTCAGGATTATTATGATAAGGGAATGCGTGTTCCAGATGATGTAACATTACTGTTTTGTGATGACAATTGGGGAAATGTGCGCAAGCTTCCAGATCCAACCAAACCTTTACATAAAGGTGGTTACGGAATGTATTATCACTTTGATTATGTTGGAGCACCAAGAAACTCTAAATGGATTAACATCAGTCCAATTCAAAGGGTTTGGGAACAAATGAACCTAAGTTATGAGCACGGTGTAGATAAAATTTGGATTGTAAATGTTGGCGATCTCAAACCTATGGAATTTCCGATTAGTTTCTTTTTAGATATGGCTTGGAATCCTAAAGAATTCAATTCGCAGAATCTTTTTGAATATACTCAAAATTGGGCAGCTCAACAATTCGGAAAGCAACACGCCAAAGAAATTGCCAAACTATTAAACACTTATCCAAAATACAATCGCCGAGTTACTCCAGAAACGCTAGACAGTAAAACCTATAGTCTAGAAAATTATTATGAATTTGAAGCGGTTGTTAAAGACTATAAAAATTTGGCACTTGATGCGTATCGTATTAATGATGAAATTCCAAATCAGTATAAAGACGCCTATTTTCAATTAGTGCTTTATCCGATTGACGCTTGTAGTAATCTGTATGAAATGTATTTTGCACAGGCAAAAAACAGAAAACTTGCTGCTGAGAAAAATATTTTGGCTAATGATTATGCTAACCAAGTGAAAACTTTTTTTGCACGAGATTCGATTCTTCAGGATAAGTATAACAATAAAATTGCCGGAGGAAAATGGACTCACATAATGGATCAAATGAGGATTGGATATAAAGCTTGGAACGATTTGCGCAAAAATGTGTTACCAGAAGTTACTTATGTTTCTGAAAAAGAAATGAATACCAGCAAGATATTTAAAGAAAGTAATGGTTATGTTGCAATTGAAGCAGAACATTTTTCGACTTCTAATAATTCCAAAAGAATTCATTGGGAAGTGATTCCTGATTTCGGAAAGACAAAATCTGGAATAACTACTTTTCCTCAAAATGGGTATCCGAAAGCAGATGAAAATATCTTTGTTGAATATGATATTCACTTTGATTCCACAGCGGAATTTGATGTGCAACTCTTGTTGGCGCCAACACTTAATTTCAATAGTAATAAAGGACTACGATATGAGATTTCATTTGATGGAGAAAAACCACAAACTGTCAATTTCAATGGACATTATCGTGGAGAATTAGGAAAATGGCAGGCTGAACACATAATACGTTCTTCAACAAAACATACTATTTCGAAACAAGGAATGCATAAACTTCGTATTCGTGTTTTAGAACCAGGAATTGTTTTACAAAGGATTTTAATCAATACCGGAGGATTAAAACCAAGTTATCTAGGCGCTCCAGAAAGTGAAATGAAAAATTAA